The following coding sequences are from one Osmia bicornis bicornis chromosome 2, iOsmBic2.1, whole genome shotgun sequence window:
- the LOC114878689 gene encoding DNA fragmentation factor subunit beta produces MSLIAGCFRRLTDAPTRTELKGYKVTDVNRTRKFGVACRSLQELKRKACAKLNVTNDLAEVNVFLLDGSLIDEEYFSTLEPQTTLIIQKPGEKVLTDADLLYDTLRRVNIDFLTAGIKASEFLTEHLKTKVAVLNNALNKDDSKTTFSTKDEHPEWFRGLETNCTTKEAYMHRKCQDRVRGYLYKTIDQIKSSETFAKDPRARKQLLYAISFFKMQLKEDHYFGYYFDRTRAKMESLNSVDESDSSVCYDHCPCRLNCLDGSTYFRLFGTMNQSCVDGARKKGTQTDSKSDEEQEAENNCPYTVKRNDRVSCVAMCDRKGEFRCCGIWNAEKCSYGDRHKINPYRSREELILFSTWNFDHKIERSRTLIPLLLKLSSQGIANETDILDIYDNLFTLKNLRLVHIVCHDKGSHK; encoded by the exons ATGTCGCTCATCGCCGGCTGCTTCCGACGACTGACCGACGCGCCAACCAGAACCGAG TTGAAAGGGTACAAGGTAACGGACGTGAACCGTACACGAAAATTCGGCGTCGCCTGTAGGAGCCTTCAGGAGCTGAAACGGAAAGCCTGCGCTAAATTAAAC GTGACGAACGATCTTGCCGAAGTCAACGTTTTCTTGCTAGACGGTTCACTGATCGACGAAGAGTACTTTTCCACGCTCGAACCTCAGACAACGCTCATTATACAGAAGCCTGGTGAGAAGGTTTTAACAG ATGCGGACCTGCTGTACGATACCTTGAGGCGAGTCAACATCGATTTCTTGACTGCCGGTATCAAGGCGTCCGAGTTCCTCACAGAGCACCTTAAAACCAAGGTCGCTGTTCTAAATAACGCGTTGAACAAAGACGACTCGAAGACGACGTTCAGCACGAAAGACGAGCATCCGGAATGGTTCCGCGGCTTGGAAACCAACTGCACAACCAAA GAAGCGTACATGCATCGCAAGTGTCAAGACAGGGTACGCGGCTACCTTTACAAAACGATCGATCAGATCAAATCATCGGAGACGTTTGCAAAGGATCCTCGAGCTAGGAAACAGCTGTTGTACGCGATATCTTTCTTTAAAATGCAGTTGAAAGAGGACCACTATTTTGGCTACTATTTCGATAGAACTCGAGCTAAGATGGAGTCATTGAATAGTGTTGACGAAAGTGATTCCTCGGTTTGCTACGACCATTGTCCCTGTAGGCTGAACTGTTTAGACGGCAGCACGTACTTCCGTTTATTCGGAACAATGAATCAATCCTGCGTGGATGGCGCGAGAAAGAAGGGTACGCAAACGGATTCAAAATCCGACGAGGAACAGGAAGCGGAGAACAATTGTCCTTACACTGTTAAAAGGAATGACAGGGTGTCTTGTGTAGCGATGTGCGATCGCAAGGGTGAATTTAGGTGCTGCGGTATTTGGAACGCGGAGAAGTGTTCGTACGGGGACAGACACAAAATCAACCCTTACAGATCGAGGGAAGAGCTTATACTGTTTTCTACGTGGAATTTCGATCATAA GATCGAGAGATCCAGAACCTTGATACCGCTGCTTTTGAAGTTGTCATCGCAAGGAATAGCCAACGAGACGGACATCCTCGATATCTATGACAATCTTTTCACTCTAAAGAATTTGAGGCTGGTGCACATCGTGTGCCACGATAAGGGCTCGCACaaataa